Within Capra hircus breed San Clemente chromosome 7, ASM170441v1, whole genome shotgun sequence, the genomic segment tttctttcatagACTGACtaatgattaatttttttcctccataaTGCATTGAGCAgccaaactttaaactttataATCTATTTTTTATCTGCCTTCCTTAGGCGAAGAGtacataataaaagaaaaaaaaatcagatttccaATGACATGATTCCATTaatataattgaaatattttattacactgcataattaaaagaaacaaagttaCAGCTTCAAATCCAATGGAGGTGAAATAGATTCATTATATACATTCCCAGatcaatgaaaatagaaaatcatCGTGAATTAAGTGGAAATAGTGATGTCAGAAAGTGTATACTTGTATAACAAGTAAcaagtaatttatttaaaagttctAAACATTCCTGTAAACATCATGTGTTATCTATCAGTAAACCACAAATTTGTGCTTGATTTAgaagcacaatttttttttcttttttcaaagactGGATGaatctttcaaaaagaaagacatacaAATATGAAATAAGCTAATTCAAAAGTCATTttgaattcaaaagcatcattacacattgatgctgctgctaagtcacttcagttgtgtccaactctgtgcaaacccatagatggcagcccaccaggctcccccatccctgagattctccaggcaagaacactgcagtgggttgccatttccttctccaatgcatgaatgtgaaaagtgaaagtgaagtctctcagtggtgtcagaccctcagcgaccccatgggctgcagcctaccaggctcctccacccatgggattttccaggcaagagtactggagtggggtgccattacacATTAGGAAAACACTAATTAGACCAAATGAGTACATTAAATAAGacagacaaaataaaaagaaacagtaatATCAATAACTTGGAGCAACTGCTACTTGTGTCTTCTGCTAGCAGGAGTTTAAAATCCAACATCCACACTGAAAACAGATTATTAAAAACGTATTCAtactgattctttgcaaccccatagatagtagcctgcaccaggatcctctgtccatgggattttctaggcaagaatactggagtggtttgccatttccttctccagggaatcttcctgacccagggatcgaacccaggtctcccacattgtagacagacactttaccatctgagccaccagggaagtccaataaaaagaaacagtaatATCAATGACTTGGAGCAACTGCTACTTGTGTGTTCTGCTGGCAGGAGTTTAAAATCCAATATCCACACTGAAAACAGATTATTAAAAACGTATTCACATTTCtaccaaaaaaagtaaaaacatatgatcacagaccaaaaaaaaaaaaaaagagagattaatCATAATAGCTCCAAACTGAAAATAGCCCTGATGCCTATCAAGAAAATAATGCATAAATAAATGGTGATTCATACCAATAACAAAGTACTACTTAGcaatgaaagaaacaaattaCTGATAGTGTAAATTTGTGTAGGAATCTTTAAAGgcttttaatttgaaataatcccagagggatggtatagggagggaggagggaggggggttcaggatggggaacacatgtatacctgtggcggattcatgttgatgtatggcaacaccaacacaatattgtaaagtaattaacctccaattaaaatttaaaaattatattttaaaaaataaaaataaataaaaaacaaaaaagaaggaaatctgaaaatacaatgaaataaaaaggaaataatgataTTAAAGACAAGAAAAACACATACAGTACAATTTCATTGATATAAAATTCAAATACATCTTAAAATAACAGAGATACAAATCAGAAATGTATGTGTCACTGGGTTGAGTGATTTCACTGATAAAGGACATGAGGGACATTTTTGTTTTGGTAAAAGTTTTGTCTCTTGGTACTGGATGTAAGTTACAAGTGCATATACTATGGAAACTGGCTTATGGGAAGCCTATGTCTGTGAGTATTCTAGTGTTATAAGTTAtatcaatttcttttaaaaagcaacaaatttcaacattgtttgaaaattttcttcattctttgaacaaatatttattgtgaagtggggtgtgctgctgctgctgttgctaagtcgcttcactcgtgtcctactctgtgcgaccccatagacagcagcccaccaggctctgcttccctgggattctccaggcaagaacactggagtgggtttgccattatcttctccaatgcatgaaagtgaaaagtgaaagtgaagtcgctcagtcgtgtccaactcttagcgaccccatgggctgcagcctaccaggctcctccatcctggtagggattttccaggcaagaggatttGTGATTAACAGGTTTTTAATAATAGTCTGATTTATTGACCATAGCTTAGCAAATAATCCCAAAGTATGGAAGTCTATATGAATCctaaagtaaaacagaaataatacacGGAGATTGTaaggtaagggagttagagaaggcgaagttcagaaaaagaatgatgcaggcactttacaggaacagatcacctttaatgaggcgagaagcggcagcagtcagattagctagctggcattggcaccccactccagtactcttgcctggaaaatctcatggaaggAGGAGCGTGGCTGGCTGCAGTCGATGAGGTCGCgaagtctgacaggactgagtgacttcactttgacttttcactttcatgcattggagaaggaaatggcaacccactccagtattcttgcctaggtaatcccagggatggcggagcctggtgggctgccttctgtggggtagcacagagtcggacacgactgaagcaacttagcagcagcagcagcagcacttatctaaaaaaagagtaagtatatataggcatgtaTGTGGAAAgttactgtcttaagggggcctgttcttctccaaggttgttcagagtagttatctcttaaatggctggggcaaggaattttgGAGACTGATCAGAGGCTGGACTGGCTGGGAGTTGGGcgtaatcaaccttaatgtccatttttcctttgagtgaaagagttctttgttttgcatagaatgttGGGGAGGACCTgaaggggagttttaactccaggctattttaaGCAATGTAACTTTCCTTCAGAGATATAATGAGTATATACTCTCTCAAGGGAATTTTACAAACACACTGTACAATCTTGAATGTTAGGGCAAATAAATCTAATGTTAATCAAGACTTAAAGTAGTACACAGATCCATACACTTTCTTAGAGCTCCTATGACCTCACTGTTCTCAGACTATAGATGAGGGGGTTTAGCACAGGTGTGAAGATACTCTAAAATGCCGACACAAACTTGTCATGGTTAGCTGACCTGTAGGATTTGGGTCTCATGTAGGTAAAAATAGCAGCTCCGAAAAAGACTCCTACCACAGAGATATGTGAAGAGCAAGTGGCAAAAGCCTTCTTGCAGGCTTCATTAGAACACATTTGGAGAACAACAGCAAGGATGAGACTATAGAAAATCAAGATGAGGGAAATGGGGATCAGGAGCATTAACACGCAGCAGATGTACATGACATACTCAAAAACAGAAGTGTCAGCACAAGCCAAACGCACAGGAGTGGGAGCCTCACAAAAGAAGTGATCAGTCTCTTGGGCACTGCAAAATGAGAAATTCAGGGTTGCAGCAGCTTGCATGAGCCCATCAGCTGCACCAAGGAACCAAGACCCCAAAATCATACTGAGGCATAATTTCCAACTCATGAGGACTGGGTATCTCAGTGGATGACAAACAGCAACATAGTAGTCATAGGACATAGCTGCCAGGAGGAAGCACTCACCCTCTCCAAAACTAAGAAAGGAGAAGATCTGGAACTCACAGCTAGTGGCGGAGATAAACTTTCTGCCAGTCAAATAGTCAACAGCTGTTCTGGGCACAACAGTGAAAATCAGCATCAGGTCCATGAGGGAGAGTTGGCTCAGTAGGAAGTACATGGGCCTGTGGAGTCTGGGGTCCAGGAAAATCAGGAGAAACATGAGGGCATTGCCCACTGGGGAGGTGAAAGCAACTATCAGAACCAACACAAAGAGAAGTTGGTGGGCTCCAGTGTGGTTAAAGAGACCTAGGAGAATGAAATCTGCAGTGATATTCCAGTTTTCCATGATTTCAAACAAAAGTGATACTGCACATGGAGAAATACATGAGGGTTACATATGCATGACATACCAAACTTTATTGAAACACACTGAAATCCAATAATTTTTCTTGACATCAGTTAATATTGGaagttatttttactttcaaaataagATGACATACTCTTATGCACAGGAAGTAGAAGAACTGAGTCTGTAGATGGAAACAACTTAATTTGAAATTGTTAGTGCATTTACTTTAACTTTGCGAAGCTATAAATTGAAAACAATAGTGACCTTCTTAGCAGTATCCCCCTCCAATGTAATCCCATAAATCTGTTTAAACCTTCATAACTGGAAACGATGTTTTGTGTAGGGAGAAGTTTTCCCTGCAAATTCACCGGAACACAACTTTTATtggataaagaataaaataatcttcTTACTTCTTCACTCAAACACAGAGATGAATTTAATTTCTCCTTCAGTTTCATGAGGATCTAAGTCCTCAAAAGCATTTTCATCTCTGATATCCTGGAGCCAAAGCTGTTTTAGCTAGTTAAATAAATACAACCATAACTGAAGAAGTAAGGAGGCTAATTCAGTTTCGATGATATGTTGTGATCTAGTGAAGTGACCTGACAGAAAGAGTCTTCTTCTTCCACAGTCATTCTCTTTACCCACACTTTTTACATCCATCTCATACTAGTCAATCAAGAAGGAGAAAGGCATTGTAAAAGGCTCACTCAATTCTTAATTCCACTGCTTGATCGTCATCTTACCATTATCACTTGCCAGATTCTACTGGAAGGTTTAGCCGGTTGTTTTAAAGTAAGATATCATGGAAATTCCCATTGTCAAATGCATTTCATATTTTCCAGAACTTCATGATCTGCACACTAGCTTTGTGTCTAATAATCAGTCTGAACTGCTAATAGTATATGCATTTCCAACTATAGCCCTCAGTGTCATTCTTCTGAAATACCTCAAACCCTCCTGCTGTATTTCTTTGACTTGAATCCTTCTAATAagaaaatattccattattttcattCCTATTTTGTTGGAAGGTTGTCCCTGTTTAAACCTTCAGAAGTTTAATCCTGTTTAAAAATCAATAGGTAACTCAGTAACTATAGGATGTTTGGCAAGTTTCTTAAATTGTGTACTATCAATACAGTGGAATTAAGTACGTTCATACTGGTTGTGACAGCATCGTGAATATTAATCTCCAGACGCTTCATCATCTCCAACTGAAACTATTACCAGTTAaacaataatattccattaccCCTTCTCCTCAGCCCTTGAAAATCACTGTTCTACTTCCTATCTCTATAAAAGTGACTACTCTAGGAACATTagataaatgaaatcatgcagcatttacttttatgttatttttgatTAGTTTACTTCACTTATTGTAATGCCCTCATAGTTTGTCCATGCTGTGATAagtcagaatttcctttcattttaaggATGAACAATATTTCTTCATATGCACATACTACATTCTACTTATTAATTCATTTCACTTATGGACATTTGTGTTGCTTTCACTCCAGGTTTGCATTTAATTATTGATTTaataggatttttttcttaattcatagtaattgtttttaattttgcatagatacatgtataagcataaaatattaattttaaccaAAAATTTTGCTTATACCATGCATTTCCTTATTATGATGTTTCCACTTGTATTAAGAATTTTATCTATTATGATATCACTAACTCAATTtctcaatggacataaatggTATGACTGTATGTTTTAGTTTTGAGTGAGATAAGTATATACAAAC encodes:
- the LOC102171865 gene encoding olfactory receptor 2T12-like, whose amino-acid sequence is MENWNITADFILLGLFNHTGAHQLLFVLVLIVAFTSPVGNALMFLLIFLDPRLHRPMYFLLSQLSLMDLMLIFTVVPRTAVDYLTGRKFISATSCEFQIFSFLSFGEGECFLLAAMSYDYYVAVCHPLRYPVLMSWKLCLSMILGSWFLGAADGLMQAAATLNFSFCSAQETDHFFCEAPTPVRLACADTSVFEYVMYICCVLMLLIPISLILIFYSLILAVVLQMCSNEACKKAFATCSSHISVVGVFFGAAIFTYMRPKSYRSANHDKFVSAF